A single genomic interval of Deltaproteobacteria bacterium harbors:
- a CDS encoding phosphoribosylaminoimidazolesuccinocarboxamide synthase — protein sequence MTDEVLQQGLGLTLDETDFPGAGALHRGKVRDSYCRGDRRTIVVTDRLSAFDVIVGTIPFKGQVLNGVAAYWFDASRELVPNHLLAVPDPAVSVVRECRVIPVEMVVRGYLTGSSSTSIWTHYERGSRTYCGHALPAGLHKHERLPRPLITPTTKAEKGAHDEPVSGDEAVARGLCTAGEFAELSALALRLFDFGTRRAAERGLLLVDTKYEFGRTPEGTLVVVDEVHTPDSSRYWYAASYEEALRSGSDPRALDKEYVRRYLVAQGFRGEGPTPVLPDAVRMEAARRYVEIFEAITGTAFVPNLEPPLERLARLFSAG from the coding sequence ATCACGGACGAGGTGCTCCAGCAAGGGCTCGGCCTGACTCTGGACGAGACGGACTTCCCGGGGGCGGGTGCGCTGCATCGCGGGAAGGTGCGGGATAGCTATTGCCGCGGAGACCGCCGCACTATCGTGGTGACCGATCGGCTGAGCGCCTTCGACGTGATCGTGGGGACCATCCCCTTCAAGGGGCAGGTGCTGAACGGCGTGGCGGCGTACTGGTTCGACGCGTCGCGGGAACTCGTGCCGAACCACCTCCTCGCGGTCCCCGACCCGGCGGTGAGCGTGGTCCGCGAGTGCCGCGTGATTCCCGTGGAGATGGTCGTTCGGGGATACCTGACCGGTTCGAGTAGCACGTCGATCTGGACGCACTACGAACGCGGGAGCCGCACCTACTGCGGGCACGCTCTGCCCGCGGGTCTGCACAAGCACGAGAGACTGCCCCGTCCGCTCATCACGCCGACGACGAAGGCCGAGAAGGGGGCCCACGACGAGCCCGTGAGCGGCGACGAGGCCGTGGCGCGCGGGCTGTGCACGGCGGGGGAGTTCGCCGAGCTGTCGGCGCTGGCCTTGCGGCTCTTCGACTTCGGGACTCGCCGCGCCGCCGAGCGGGGGCTGCTGCTCGTAGACACGAAGTACGAGTTCGGGCGCACGCCCGAGGGGACGCTCGTGGTCGTGGACGAGGTGCACACGCCCGACTCCTCTCGTTACTGGTACGCGGCGAGCTACGAAGAGGCTTTGCGCAGCGGCTCCGACCCGCGCGCGCTCGACAAGGAATACGTGCGGCGGTACCTCGTGGCGCAGGGGTTCCGGGGAGAAGGCCCGACTCCGGTGCTGCCCGACGCCGTGCGCATGGAGGCGGCCCGCCGCTACGTCGAGATCTTCGAGGCGATTACCGGCACTGCGTTCGTGCCGAACCTCGAGCCGCCGCTCGAACGGCTGGCCCGTCTCTTCTCCGCGGGGTGA
- a CDS encoding phage holin family protein encodes MVSMLLRYLIVAAVVYLMALVLPGMRLRRFRTALVVAGVYGLLNFVLFKVLIFITFPLVVLKYLTLGVFGLVMNAVLLVVTDKLLDDFELSGFGTALLAALGISATNVALTLFGL; translated from the coding sequence ATGGTCTCGATGCTCCTGAGATACCTCATCGTGGCTGCGGTCGTGTACCTCATGGCGCTCGTGCTGCCGGGGATGCGCCTGCGCCGCTTTCGGACCGCCCTCGTGGTGGCCGGCGTGTACGGCCTGCTGAATTTCGTGCTGTTCAAGGTTCTGATCTTCATCACCTTCCCACTGGTGGTGCTGAAGTACCTGACCCTCGGGGTCTTCGGTCTGGTGATGAACGCGGTGCTGCTGGTAGTGACGGACAAGCTCCTCGACGACTTCGAGCTCTCGGGCTTTGGCACGGCCTTGCTGGCCGCGCTCGGGATCTCCGCCACCAACGTGGCGCTCACGCTGTTCGGCCTTTAG
- a CDS encoding amidophosphoribosyltransferase, whose translation MCGIFGIYGHLEAAHLTYLGLHALQHRGQESAGIAVGDGTQVRAHRGMGLVVDVFDAPTLKRLNGGSAIGHVRYSTAGDSDLNNAQPLTVRHGRGQLAVAHNGNLTNARLLRQTLEEAGSIFTATSDSEVIVHLFARDRQEQLADRIAAVLPQLRGAFSLVFLTERELVAARDPLGFRPLAMGRLVTPSENGGAPRESWVFASETCAFDLIGAEYVRPVDPGEIVVVDERGPRSLRYAEGPARRFCVFEHVYFARPDSKLGGHSVYLSRHRFGRQLAREQPASADLVISVPDSGTSAALGFAQEAGLPFEMGLIRSHYVGRTFIEPQRAIRNFGVRLKLAPVRALIEGKRLVVVDDSLVRGTTSRKIVTMLRQAGAKEVHLRISSPPIGYPCHYGIDTPTREELIGSSRTPSEIAAYVGADSLGYLSLEGMLAAIGETPGANYCDACFTGRYPSDSEPLLPPARAGSGV comes from the coding sequence ATGTGCGGAATTTTTGGAATATATGGACACCTTGAGGCGGCCCACCTCACCTACCTCGGGCTGCACGCGCTGCAGCATCGCGGGCAGGAGAGCGCCGGCATTGCCGTGGGGGACGGCACCCAGGTCCGCGCGCACCGGGGGATGGGCCTGGTCGTGGACGTCTTCGATGCCCCGACCCTCAAGCGACTGAACGGCGGCAGCGCCATCGGCCACGTCCGCTATTCGACCGCGGGCGACTCGGACCTGAACAACGCGCAACCGCTGACCGTGCGGCACGGGCGAGGCCAGCTCGCGGTGGCGCACAACGGGAACCTGACGAACGCCCGGCTCCTGCGCCAGACGCTCGAGGAGGCCGGATCGATCTTCACCGCTACGTCGGACAGCGAGGTGATCGTCCACCTCTTCGCCCGGGATCGGCAGGAGCAGCTGGCCGATCGCATCGCCGCGGTGCTTCCGCAGCTTCGGGGGGCCTTCTCGCTCGTCTTCCTCACGGAGCGGGAGCTGGTCGCCGCACGGGATCCGCTCGGCTTCCGGCCCCTGGCCATGGGGCGCCTCGTGACTCCGTCGGAAAACGGGGGCGCGCCGCGCGAGAGCTGGGTCTTCGCCTCGGAGACCTGCGCCTTCGACCTCATCGGCGCGGAGTACGTGCGCCCCGTGGACCCGGGCGAGATCGTGGTCGTGGACGAGCGGGGGCCCCGGTCTCTGCGCTACGCCGAGGGGCCCGCCCGGCGCTTCTGCGTCTTCGAGCACGTCTACTTCGCGCGACCCGACTCGAAGCTCGGCGGTCACTCGGTCTACCTCTCGCGGCACCGGTTCGGCAGACAGCTCGCGCGAGAGCAACCGGCCAGCGCGGATCTCGTCATCTCGGTCCCCGACTCGGGGACCAGCGCGGCGCTCGGTTTCGCCCAAGAGGCGGGGCTGCCCTTCGAGATGGGGCTCATCCGCAGCCACTACGTCGGTCGCACCTTCATCGAACCCCAGCGGGCGATCCGGAACTTCGGCGTGCGCCTGAAGCTCGCGCCGGTGCGCGCGCTCATCGAGGGGAAGCGCCTCGTCGTGGTGGACGATTCGCTCGTGCGCGGCACGACCTCGAGGAAGATCGTCACGATGCTGCGGCAGGCCGGCGCCAAGGAAGTCCACCTGCGGATCAGCTCGCCCCCCATCGGGTACCCGTGCCACTACGGCATCGATACGCCCACGCGGGAGGAGCTCATCGGGTCGAGCCGGACTCCGTCGGAGATCGCGGCCTACGTGGGGGCCGACAGCCTCGGCTACCTGAGCCTGGAGGGGATGCTCGCGGCGATCGGCGAGACCCCCGGCGCCAACTACTGCGACGCCTGCTTCACCGGACGCTACCCCTCCGACTCCGAGCCGCTGCTTCCGCCGGCACGGGCCGGCTCGGGGGTCTAA